The following are encoded together in the Streptomyces rapamycinicus NRRL 5491 genome:
- a CDS encoding glucosyl-3-phosphoglycerate synthase, producing MLDEVERWLKRRSWSADDRPLDRLPAAKRAAGTTVSVVLPALNEEATVGEIADTIRRELMGGATPLVDELVVLDSGSTDRTAEVAAAAGATVVPRDSLLPRLPALPGKGEVLWRSLLATSGDIVCFIDADLREFEPRFVSGIVGPLLTDPTLELVKGMYDRPLGEVAGQGGRVTELVARPLLNLHWPQLAGFVQPLGGEYAARRSLLERLPFPVGYGVELGLLVDALHTVGLDALGQVDIGVRKHRHQDGQALGRMAAAIYRTAQLRLARGHLVRPRLTQFDRGENGFEPRTTPVDTEERPPMIEIPEYTARRAA from the coding sequence GTGCTGGATGAGGTGGAGCGCTGGCTGAAGCGTCGCTCCTGGTCTGCCGACGACCGTCCGCTGGATCGCCTGCCGGCCGCGAAGCGGGCCGCGGGGACGACGGTGAGCGTGGTCCTGCCCGCCCTGAACGAGGAGGCCACGGTCGGTGAGATCGCCGACACGATCCGGCGTGAGCTGATGGGCGGGGCTACGCCGCTGGTGGACGAGCTGGTGGTGCTGGACTCCGGTTCCACGGACCGCACCGCCGAGGTCGCCGCGGCGGCGGGCGCCACCGTCGTCCCCCGCGACTCGCTGCTGCCCCGGCTGCCCGCGCTGCCCGGCAAGGGCGAGGTGCTGTGGCGGTCCCTGCTCGCCACGAGCGGCGACATCGTCTGCTTCATCGACGCCGACCTGCGGGAATTCGAACCGCGCTTTGTCTCGGGGATCGTCGGTCCGCTGCTGACCGACCCCACGCTGGAGCTGGTCAAGGGCATGTACGACCGCCCGCTCGGCGAGGTCGCGGGCCAGGGCGGCCGGGTCACCGAGCTGGTCGCCCGCCCGCTGCTGAATCTGCACTGGCCCCAGCTGGCCGGATTCGTCCAGCCGCTGGGCGGGGAGTACGCGGCGCGCCGCTCGCTGCTGGAGCGGCTGCCCTTCCCGGTCGGCTACGGCGTCGAGCTCGGGCTGCTGGTCGACGCGCTGCACACGGTGGGGCTCGACGCGCTCGGCCAGGTGGACATCGGGGTGCGCAAACACCGCCACCAGGACGGGCAGGCGCTCGGCCGGATGGCGGCCGCGATCTACCGCACCGCACAGCTGCGGCTGGCCCGGGGCCACTTGGTGCGGCCGCGGCTGACCCAGTTCGACCGGGGCGAGAACGGCTTCGAACCGCGCACCACGCCCGTGGACACCGAGGAGCGGCCGCCGATGATCGAGATCCCGGAGTACACGGCGCGCCGCGCGGCGTGA
- a CDS encoding MoaD/ThiS family protein: protein MSVNVRIPTILRTYTGGQAEVSAEGATLAEVLADLEKNHAGISARVLDDTGKLRRFVNVYVNDDDVRFADGLATATPDGAGISIIPAVAGGC from the coding sequence ATGAGCGTCAACGTCCGAATCCCGACCATCCTGCGCACCTACACCGGCGGCCAGGCCGAGGTTTCCGCCGAGGGTGCGACCCTGGCCGAGGTCCTGGCGGACCTGGAGAAGAACCACGCGGGCATCTCGGCCCGCGTTCTGGACGACACCGGCAAGCTCCGCCGCTTCGTGAACGTCTACGTCAACGACGACGACGTCCGCTTCGCCGATGGCCTGGCCACGGCGACCCCGGACGGCGCCGGGATCTCGATCATCCCGGCGGTCGCGGGCGGCTGCTGA
- the otsB gene encoding trehalose-phosphatase encodes MGSAMGSHPVPVPTTSAGREGLAALLERPGRAVVGLDFDGTLAEIVPDPDQARAHPGAVPALSRLAPRIRSVAVITGRPAEIAVRYGGFAGAEGLDGLVVLGLYGAERWDAGSGEVQAPEPHPGVAAAQAELPAVLEEHGASRGTWIEDKGRAVAVHTRRAEDPQAAFERLRVPLHALAERHGLMVEPGRFVLELRPPGMDKGVALTEYVRRTGAEAVLYAGDDLGDLAAFAAVERLREEGVPGVLVCSGSTEVTELAKRADLVVDGPAGVVDLLSALAAAVSGEAA; translated from the coding sequence ATGGGCAGCGCTATGGGAAGTCACCCCGTCCCCGTACCCACCACCTCCGCCGGCCGTGAGGGCCTCGCCGCCCTCCTCGAACGGCCCGGCCGCGCCGTCGTCGGACTCGACTTCGACGGCACCCTCGCCGAGATCGTCCCCGACCCCGACCAGGCCCGCGCCCACCCCGGCGCCGTCCCCGCGCTCTCCCGGCTGGCCCCGCGGATCCGCTCCGTCGCGGTGATCACCGGACGCCCGGCCGAGATCGCCGTACGGTACGGCGGCTTCGCCGGGGCCGAGGGGCTGGACGGGCTCGTCGTCCTCGGCCTCTACGGTGCCGAGCGCTGGGACGCGGGCAGCGGCGAGGTCCAGGCGCCCGAACCACACCCCGGCGTCGCCGCCGCCCAGGCCGAACTCCCCGCCGTCCTCGAGGAGCACGGCGCCTCGCGCGGCACCTGGATCGAGGACAAGGGCCGAGCCGTCGCCGTCCACACCCGCCGCGCCGAGGACCCCCAGGCCGCGTTCGAGCGGCTGCGCGTGCCGCTGCACGCCCTCGCCGAGCGCCATGGGCTGATGGTCGAGCCCGGCCGCTTCGTCCTGGAGCTGCGCCCGCCGGGCATGGACAAGGGTGTCGCGCTCACCGAGTACGTACGGCGGACGGGCGCGGAAGCCGTGCTCTACGCGGGCGACGACCTTGGCGACCTGGCCGCGTTCGCGGCGGTGGAGCGGCTGCGCGAGGAGGGGGTGCCGGGGGTGCTGGTGTGCAGCGGCAGCACGGAGGTGACCGAGCTCGCCAAGCGGGCCGACCTGGTGGTCGACGGCCCGGCGGGCGTGGTGGACCTGCTGTCGGCCCTGGCCGCCGCGGTCAGCGGCGAAGCCGCGTAG
- a CDS encoding alpha,alpha-trehalose-phosphate synthase (UDP-forming) — protein sequence MAVPRTAPILVASNRGPVSYTLGEDGSLTARRGGGGLVSGLSAIGPESGGVWVCAALGEGDREAARRAGDSHLNPGDTGGQQVRMLDIAPDVFAAAYNGVANSVLWFVHHLLYQTPVEPVFDAEFAEQWAAYESYNAAFADALAQEAVDEAVVLVQDYHLALVPALLRERRPDLRIGHFSHTPWAPPDYYRLLPDDVAAGVLRGILGGDRAAFLTERWATAFADCCAAVLGAEIVRDGDGGGGSGGGDGGDGDGGGGGIATAVRFEGRETRLGVHGLGADADFLRQRSREADVDERLSTLRAQIGPGRKSIVRVDRTELSKNIVRGLLAYRRLLETRPEWRERVVHVAFAYPSRQDLAVYRDYTERVRRIADEINEEYGTEGWTPVALHVKDDFARSLAAYRLADVALVNPIRDGMNLVAKEVPVVSERGCALVLSREAGAYAELGEDALVVNPYDVEGTARALHEALRMSDGERADRTKRLAAAATALPPQAWFLAQLRAL from the coding sequence ATGGCAGTTCCGCGCACCGCCCCGATCCTGGTCGCGTCCAACCGCGGCCCGGTCTCGTACACCCTGGGCGAGGACGGCTCGCTCACCGCCCGGCGCGGCGGTGGCGGGCTGGTCTCCGGGCTCAGCGCGATCGGCCCCGAGTCGGGTGGGGTGTGGGTGTGCGCGGCGCTCGGCGAGGGCGACCGCGAGGCGGCCCGGCGGGCCGGGGACAGCCATCTGAACCCCGGTGACACCGGCGGCCAGCAGGTGCGGATGCTCGACATCGCGCCGGACGTCTTCGCCGCCGCGTACAACGGCGTCGCCAATTCGGTGCTGTGGTTCGTCCACCACCTGCTCTACCAGACCCCCGTCGAGCCGGTCTTCGACGCGGAGTTCGCCGAGCAGTGGGCGGCCTACGAGAGCTATAACGCGGCCTTCGCGGACGCGCTCGCCCAGGAGGCGGTGGACGAGGCCGTCGTCCTGGTGCAGGACTACCACCTGGCGCTGGTGCCCGCGTTGCTCCGCGAGCGCCGCCCCGACCTGCGGATCGGTCACTTCTCCCACACCCCCTGGGCCCCGCCGGACTACTACCGGCTGCTGCCGGACGACGTCGCGGCGGGGGTGCTGCGCGGCATCCTCGGCGGCGACCGCGCCGCGTTCCTCACCGAGCGCTGGGCCACCGCCTTCGCCGACTGCTGCGCGGCGGTGCTGGGCGCGGAGATCGTCCGGGACGGCGACGGTGGCGGTGGCAGTGGCGGCGGGGACGGTGGCGACGGGGACGGTGGCGGTGGCGGCATTGCGACGGCCGTGCGCTTCGAGGGCCGGGAGACCCGGCTGGGCGTCCACGGCCTGGGCGCGGACGCGGACTTCCTGCGGCAGCGGTCGCGCGAGGCCGATGTGGACGAACGGCTGAGCACTCTGCGGGCGCAGATCGGGCCGGGCCGGAAGTCGATCGTCCGGGTGGACCGTACCGAGCTGTCCAAGAACATCGTGCGCGGGCTGCTGGCCTACCGGCGGCTGCTGGAGACCCGCCCCGAGTGGCGCGAGCGCGTGGTGCACGTCGCCTTCGCCTACCCCTCGCGCCAGGACCTCGCGGTCTACCGCGACTACACCGAGCGGGTGCGGCGGATCGCGGACGAGATCAACGAGGAGTACGGCACGGAGGGCTGGACCCCGGTCGCCCTGCATGTGAAGGACGACTTCGCCCGGTCCCTCGCGGCCTACCGGCTGGCGGACGTGGCGCTGGTCAACCCCATCCGGGACGGGATGAACCTGGTGGCCAAGGAGGTCCCGGTGGTCTCCGAGCGGGGCTGCGCGCTGGTGCTGTCCCGGGAGGCGGGCGCGTACGCCGAACTGGGCGAGGACGCGCTGGTGGTGAACCCGTACGACGTGGAGGGCACGGCCCGCGCGCTGCACGAGGCGCTGCGCATGAGCGACGGCGAGCGCGCGGACCGCACCAAGCGGCTCGCCGCCGCGGCGACCGCGCTCCCGCCACAGGCATGGTTCCTGGCGCAGCTGCGGGCGCTGTAG
- the thrC gene encoding threonine synthase, which yields MAVQSVESSTTSSASGAFGPAVALSCRECGERFELGPIFACEACFGPLEVAYELPAGDPEGLRRRIEAGPNSIWRYAPLLPVPADVADLPSLNPGFTQLVKADNLARELGVTGELHIKDDSGNPTHSFKDRVVAIAVQAARTFGFTTLSCSSTGNLAGAVGAAAARAGFRSCVFIPHDLEAGKVVMAAVYGGELVGIEGNYDDVNRFCSELIGDPAGEGWGFVNVNLRPYYGEGSKTLAYEICEQLGWRLPDQIVVPIASGSQLTKIDKGLKELIAIGLVEDRPYKIFGAQAEGCSPVSAAFKAGHDVVRPQKPRTIAKSLAIGNPADGPYVLDIARRTGGAVEDVNDEQIVDAIKLLARTEGIFAETAGGVTVGVTKKLIEDGLLDPSLTTVVLNTGDGLKTLDAVAPTTGPSAIIRPTLDSFREAGLA from the coding sequence ATGGCTGTGCAGTCAGTAGAAAGCTCAACCACTTCCTCCGCCTCCGGTGCCTTCGGCCCCGCCGTCGCATTGTCCTGCCGGGAGTGCGGTGAGCGGTTCGAGCTGGGTCCGATCTTCGCGTGCGAGGCCTGTTTCGGGCCCCTCGAGGTCGCGTACGAGCTCCCGGCCGGCGACCCGGAGGGGCTGCGCCGGCGGATCGAAGCCGGCCCGAACAGCATCTGGCGCTACGCCCCGCTGCTGCCCGTCCCGGCGGACGTGGCGGATCTGCCGAGCCTGAACCCCGGCTTCACCCAGCTGGTCAAGGCCGACAACCTCGCCCGTGAGCTCGGCGTCACCGGTGAGCTGCACATCAAGGACGACTCCGGGAACCCGACCCACTCCTTCAAGGACCGGGTCGTCGCCATCGCCGTCCAGGCCGCCCGCACCTTCGGCTTCACCACCCTCTCCTGCTCCTCCACCGGCAACCTCGCCGGCGCGGTGGGCGCCGCGGCCGCCCGTGCGGGCTTCCGCTCCTGCGTCTTCATCCCGCACGACCTGGAGGCGGGCAAGGTCGTCATGGCCGCGGTCTACGGCGGTGAGCTGGTCGGCATCGAGGGCAACTACGACGACGTCAACCGCTTCTGCAGCGAGCTGATCGGCGACCCGGCGGGCGAGGGCTGGGGCTTCGTCAACGTCAATCTGCGGCCGTACTACGGCGAGGGCTCCAAGACCCTGGCGTACGAGATCTGCGAGCAGCTCGGCTGGCGGCTGCCGGACCAGATCGTCGTCCCGATCGCCTCCGGCTCCCAGCTCACCAAGATCGACAAGGGGCTGAAGGAGCTGATCGCGATCGGTCTGGTCGAGGACAGGCCCTACAAGATCTTCGGCGCCCAGGCCGAGGGCTGCTCCCCGGTCTCCGCCGCCTTCAAGGCCGGCCATGACGTCGTCCGGCCGCAGAAGCCGCGGACCATCGCCAAGTCGCTGGCCATCGGCAACCCCGCGGACGGCCCGTACGTCCTGGACATCGCCCGCCGTACGGGCGGCGCGGTGGAGGACGTGAACGACGAGCAGATCGTCGACGCCATCAAGCTGCTGGCCCGCACCGAGGGGATCTTCGCGGAGACCGCGGGCGGCGTGACCGTCGGCGTGACCAAGAAGCTGATCGAGGACGGGTTGCTCGACCCGTCCCTGACCACCGTCGTGCTCAACACCGGCGACGGCCTCAAGACCCTCGACGCGGTGGCCCCCACCACGGGTCCCTCCGCCATCATCCGCCCCACCCTTGACTCGTTCCGAGAGGCTGGACTCGCATGA
- a CDS encoding cold-shock protein, with protein MAQGTVKWFNAEKGYGFIAVDGGADVFVHYSAIQMDGYRTLEEGQRVEFEISQGQKGPQADMVRVAVG; from the coding sequence ATGGCTCAGGGCACCGTCAAGTGGTTCAACGCGGAGAAGGGGTACGGCTTCATCGCGGTCGACGGTGGTGCGGACGTGTTCGTCCACTACAGCGCGATCCAGATGGACGGGTACCGCACCCTCGAGGAAGGCCAGCGGGTCGAGTTCGAGATCTCGCAGGGTCAGAAGGGCCCGCAGGCCGACATGGTCCGCGTGGCCGTAGGCTGA
- a CDS encoding ROK family protein — MKHVIALDVGGTGMKAALVGADTTLLHEARRPTERERGPEAVVAAILDFAAELRTIGERRFGGPPLAAGVGVPGVLDEDRGVAVFAANLGWSDVPLRALLTERLGGIPVALGHDVRLGGLAEGRIGAGEGARRFLFVSVGTGIAGAIGVDGRIDPGAHGSSGEIGHIVVRPGGAACGCGQSGCLETLASAAAVGRAWADASGDPAADAADCAKAVRSGDPRAVAVWGEMVGALADGLVTALTLLDPGVLIVGGGLAEAGETLFAPLRTAVEERLTFQQIPRIVPAALGDTAGCLGAGLLAWDRLSTEVTA, encoded by the coding sequence GTGAAACACGTCATCGCCCTGGATGTGGGCGGCACCGGTATGAAGGCCGCCCTGGTCGGGGCGGACACCACACTCCTCCACGAGGCCAGGAGGCCCACCGAGCGGGAGCGCGGGCCCGAGGCGGTCGTGGCCGCGATCCTCGACTTCGCCGCCGAGCTGCGCACGATCGGCGAGCGGCGGTTCGGCGGGCCCCCGCTGGCCGCGGGGGTCGGCGTGCCCGGGGTCCTGGACGAGGACCGCGGGGTGGCCGTCTTCGCCGCCAACCTCGGCTGGAGCGACGTCCCGCTGCGGGCGCTGCTCACCGAGCGGCTGGGCGGGATCCCGGTCGCGCTCGGCCATGACGTCCGGCTGGGCGGGCTGGCCGAGGGGCGCATAGGAGCGGGCGAGGGCGCCCGGCGCTTCCTGTTCGTCTCCGTCGGCACCGGCATCGCGGGCGCCATCGGCGTCGACGGGCGCATCGACCCCGGAGCCCACGGCTCCTCCGGCGAGATCGGCCACATCGTCGTCCGGCCGGGCGGCGCCGCCTGCGGCTGCGGTCAGTCCGGCTGCCTGGAGACGCTCGCCTCGGCGGCCGCGGTGGGCCGCGCCTGGGCCGACGCCAGCGGCGACCCGGCCGCGGACGCCGCCGACTGCGCCAAGGCCGTCCGGTCCGGCGATCCCAGGGCCGTGGCCGTGTGGGGCGAGATGGTGGGCGCACTCGCCGACGGCCTGGTCACCGCCCTCACCCTGCTGGACCCCGGTGTGCTGATCGTCGGCGGTGGGCTGGCCGAGGCCGGGGAGACGCTGTTCGCGCCGCTGCGCACCGCGGTCGAGGAGCGGCTCACCTTCCAGCAGATCCCCCGTATCGTCCCGGCGGCCCTCGGGGACACCGCCGGCTGCCTGGGCGCGGGTCTGCTCGCCTGGGACCGACTCTCCACGGAGGTAACCGCCTGA
- a CDS encoding 1-phosphofructokinase family hexose kinase, producing MILTVTLNTALDVTYRVPELRPHTTHRVTEVTERPGGKGLNVARVLAALGHDTVVTGFVGGVTGAVLRQLLAGIATPGGGHKAPRGTITDALVPIAGTTRRTIGVVDAATGDTTQLNEPGPIVTTPEWSTFMDGYGRLLREASAVALCGSLPPGVPVGTYAQLIREAHAAGVPTLLDTSGEPLRRGIAARPHLVKPNADELAGLTGSTDPLRAARDARRRGARAVAASLGPDGMLMVTAHGAWRANPPRRLTGNPTGAGDAAVAGLLSGLVEEVPWPDRLARAVALSAAAVRAPVAGEFDRAVYDEALARVEVTEHPAAA from the coding sequence GTGATCCTCACGGTCACGCTCAACACCGCCCTCGACGTCACCTACCGGGTGCCGGAGCTGCGCCCGCACACCACCCACCGCGTCACCGAGGTCACCGAACGGCCGGGCGGCAAGGGCCTCAACGTGGCCCGGGTGCTGGCCGCGCTGGGCCATGACACCGTCGTCACCGGCTTCGTCGGCGGGGTCACCGGCGCGGTGCTGCGGCAGCTGCTCGCCGGGATCGCCACCCCCGGCGGCGGCCACAAGGCACCTCGCGGCACGATCACCGACGCGCTGGTCCCGATCGCCGGTACCACCCGGCGCACCATCGGTGTCGTGGACGCCGCCACGGGCGACACCACTCAGCTCAACGAGCCGGGCCCGATCGTCACCACCCCCGAGTGGTCCACCTTCATGGACGGTTACGGTCGGCTGCTGCGCGAGGCGTCGGCGGTCGCGCTGTGCGGCAGCCTGCCGCCCGGGGTCCCCGTCGGGACGTACGCCCAGCTCATCCGGGAGGCGCATGCAGCGGGCGTGCCCACGCTGCTGGACACCAGCGGCGAACCGCTGCGCCGGGGCATCGCCGCCCGCCCCCATCTCGTCAAGCCCAACGCCGACGAGCTCGCCGGGCTCACCGGCTCCACCGACCCACTGCGCGCCGCGCGCGACGCCCGGCGGCGCGGGGCGCGCGCGGTGGCCGCCTCGCTCGGCCCCGACGGCATGCTCATGGTCACCGCCCATGGCGCCTGGCGCGCCAACCCGCCGCGCCGGCTGACGGGCAATCCGACGGGCGCCGGGGACGCGGCGGTCGCGGGGCTGCTGTCCGGGCTGGTCGAGGAGGTGCCGTGGCCGGACCGGCTGGCCCGCGCCGTCGCCCTGTCGGCGGCCGCCGTAAGGGCCCCGGTGGCGGGCGAGTTCGACCGTGCGGTCTACGACGAGGCGCTGGCGCGGGTCGAGGTGACGGAGCACCCGGCGGCGGCGTGA
- the nagA gene encoding N-acetylglucosamine-6-phosphate deacetylase — protein sequence MVQRTHLTGARVVLPDGVVDNGRVTVEGTRITAAGPAAGNAAGPAARAAGGPAGGPATGHAAGPAARAAAGPRAGRAVDSASGGGGERALDLAGGWIVPGFVDLHVHGGGGASFSAGTPEQALTAIGTHRRHGTTTMLASTVTGDLDDLARQAAALSELVEQGELAGIHFEGPFISPHRCGAHQPSLLRAPDPADVRKLVDAARGTARMMTLAPELPGGLESVRLLAESGVLAAVGHTDSTYEATLEAVEAGATVATHLFNAMPSLLHRAPGPVAALLEDERITVELINDGTHLHPAVLGLAFHRAGADRVAFITDAMGAAGMSDGRYPLGPMEVEVKDGVARISDGPTAGSIAGSTLTLDRAFRRAVTIDGLGVEATVRALSATPARVLGIADRVGSLEPGKDADLVVLDDDFRLRGVMRRGTWVVRPELD from the coding sequence ATGGTCCAGCGAACGCATCTCACCGGCGCCCGGGTGGTCCTGCCGGACGGCGTGGTCGACAACGGGCGGGTGACGGTCGAGGGCACGCGCATCACGGCGGCGGGACCGGCGGCCGGGAACGCGGCGGGACCGGCGGCCAGGGCCGCGGGGGGACCGGCGGGAGGACCGGCGACCGGACACGCGGCGGGACCGGCGGCCAGGGCCGCGGCGGGACCGAGAGCCGGGCGCGCGGTGGATTCCGCGTCCGGCGGCGGCGGCGAGCGGGCGCTCGACCTGGCGGGCGGCTGGATCGTCCCCGGCTTCGTGGACCTGCATGTGCACGGCGGCGGCGGTGCCTCGTTCTCGGCGGGCACCCCCGAGCAGGCCCTGACCGCCATCGGTACGCACCGGCGGCACGGCACCACCACGATGCTCGCCTCCACCGTCACCGGCGACCTGGACGACCTCGCCCGGCAGGCCGCCGCCCTCTCGGAGCTGGTGGAGCAGGGCGAGTTGGCGGGCATCCACTTCGAGGGGCCGTTCATCTCCCCCCACCGCTGCGGCGCCCACCAGCCCTCGCTGCTGCGCGCGCCCGATCCGGCGGATGTGCGCAAGCTGGTGGACGCGGCGCGCGGCACCGCGCGGATGATGACCCTCGCCCCCGAACTGCCGGGCGGGCTGGAGTCCGTACGGCTGCTGGCCGAGAGCGGGGTCCTCGCGGCCGTCGGTCACACCGACTCGACGTACGAGGCGACGCTGGAGGCCGTCGAGGCGGGCGCGACCGTGGCGACCCACCTGTTCAACGCGATGCCGTCGCTGCTGCACCGCGCCCCCGGCCCGGTGGCGGCGCTGCTGGAGGACGAGCGGATCACGGTGGAGCTGATCAACGACGGCACCCATCTGCACCCCGCCGTCCTGGGGCTGGCCTTCCACCGGGCGGGCGCGGACCGGGTCGCCTTCATCACCGACGCGATGGGCGCGGCGGGCATGAGCGACGGCCGCTATCCGCTCGGCCCCATGGAGGTCGAGGTCAAGGACGGTGTCGCGCGGATCAGCGACGGGCCGACGGCCGGTTCCATCGCGGGCTCCACCCTCACCCTGGACCGGGCCTTCCGGCGAGCCGTCACGATCGACGGGCTCGGCGTCGAGGCGACCGTAAGGGCGCTGTCCGCGACCCCCGCCCGGGTGCTGGGCATCGCCGACCGGGTGGGTTCGCTCGAGCCCGGCAAGGACGCCGATCTCGTCGTGCTCGACGACGACTTCCGGCTGCGGGGCGTGATGCGCCGGGGCACTTGGGTTGTCCGTCCCGAACTGGACTGA
- a CDS encoding extracellular solute-binding protein — protein sequence MQRRRFLGLTTAGVAAVATAPGLTACGSGGSGSDGDVTLKVVAADYGDSTANGSQKYWNKVARAFEAKNGGLKVDVKVYGWTEVDRRVAEMVKNGQTPDIAQIGAYADYAAQGKLYRADEMLSIPTQAGFITSIAHAGEVRRVQYGVPFVASARLLFYNKKLFDRAGISSAPASWDELKEAAVRLKANGVKIPYGLPLGPEECQAETMMWMLSGGGGYTDANGSYTIDSTENIEAFEWLRDELVGADLTGPGSPARTNRQDTFDAFARGEVGMLNGHPTLMQQASGHGITYGTAPLPGRRGKSPSTMGVADWLMAFKQNGHRKEIGKFLDFVYTEDNVLDFVTEYDLLPVTTAVEQTMLGDREYKRLWRFLDELESAEFYPADKTSWAEVSKLIKQKIGSTVAKGGDPASVLGQIQREADAMENAGA from the coding sequence GTGCAGCGGCGACGGTTCTTGGGTCTGACAACGGCGGGTGTCGCTGCGGTGGCGACGGCACCAGGACTCACGGCCTGCGGCAGCGGCGGCTCCGGCTCCGACGGTGATGTCACCTTGAAGGTGGTCGCGGCCGACTACGGCGACAGCACAGCCAACGGCTCCCAGAAGTACTGGAACAAGGTGGCCCGGGCCTTCGAGGCCAAGAACGGCGGCCTTAAGGTCGACGTCAAGGTCTACGGCTGGACCGAGGTGGACCGGCGGGTGGCCGAGATGGTCAAGAACGGTCAGACCCCGGACATCGCACAGATCGGCGCGTACGCCGACTACGCCGCGCAGGGCAAGCTCTACCGCGCCGACGAGATGCTCTCCATCCCCACCCAGGCCGGTTTCATCACCTCGATCGCCCATGCGGGTGAGGTGCGGCGGGTGCAGTACGGAGTGCCGTTCGTGGCCAGCGCCCGGCTGCTCTTCTACAACAAGAAGCTCTTCGACCGGGCCGGGATATCCTCCGCCCCCGCCAGCTGGGACGAGCTCAAGGAGGCTGCCGTCCGGCTCAAGGCCAACGGGGTGAAGATCCCGTACGGGCTGCCGCTCGGCCCCGAGGAGTGCCAGGCCGAAACCATGATGTGGATGCTCAGCGGCGGTGGCGGCTACACCGACGCCAACGGCAGCTACACCATCGACTCCACCGAGAACATCGAGGCCTTCGAGTGGCTGCGGGACGAACTCGTCGGCGCGGACCTCACCGGCCCCGGCTCCCCGGCCCGCACCAACCGCCAGGACACCTTCGACGCCTTCGCCCGCGGCGAGGTCGGCATGCTCAACGGCCACCCCACCCTGATGCAGCAGGCGTCCGGCCACGGCATCACGTACGGCACCGCGCCGCTGCCCGGCCGCAGGGGCAAGTCCCCGTCGACGATGGGCGTCGCCGACTGGCTGATGGCCTTCAAGCAGAACGGCCACCGCAAGGAGATCGGGAAGTTCCTCGACTTCGTCTACACCGAGGACAACGTGCTGGACTTCGTCACCGAGTACGACCTGCTGCCGGTGACCACCGCCGTCGAGCAGACGATGCTCGGCGACCGTGAGTACAAGCGGCTGTGGCGGTTCCTGGACGAGCTGGAGAGCGCGGAGTTCTACCCGGCCGACAAGACCTCCTGGGCGGAGGTCAGCAAGCTGATCAAGCAGAAGATCGGCTCGACCGTGGCCAAGGGCGGCGACCCGGCGAGCGTGCTGGGCCAGATCCAGCGGGAGGCCGACGCCATGGAGAATGCGGGGGCATGA
- a CDS encoding DUF3263 domain-containing protein codes for MSERDLAVLAVERRGWPGPGAKERAIRERLGLSPTRYYQLLNALLDDPRALEHDPVTVNRLRRIRDERRERR; via the coding sequence CTGTCGGAGCGCGACCTGGCCGTGCTCGCCGTGGAGCGGCGCGGCTGGCCGGGCCCCGGCGCCAAGGAGCGGGCGATACGGGAGCGGTTGGGCCTTTCCCCGACCCGCTACTACCAGCTGCTGAACGCGCTGCTGGACGACCCCAGGGCCCTGGAGCACGACCCGGTGACCGTCAACCGGCTGCGTCGGATCAGGGACGAGCGCCGCGAACGCCGCTGA